The nucleotide window GTGACCCATATCTAAAGCAGGTTATTATGGAGGTATAAATTTGAAACATTTCTGAGAAGGATATGAGAAGGATATTCTGATAAGGTATAAATTTGAAACATTTCTGTTCAAATTTGAAACATCTCTGAGAAGGATAATCTCAGCTCCAGATCTCCACATGGAACTGGCTGAATACTCTGTTGCAATTTCATCACAAATTAGTTTCTTCTACCCAATCCTATTTCCCTTACTTCTTTAGCAGCATTGTTCCTGAGAACACTCTCCAATAAATTTCCTAAAACAAATATCTGTTTCAGAGTCTATTTTCCAAGATCCAATCAaagtctcatatatatatataattaagagTAAAAAAGCTCAATATTGAAATTGAGATTTAAATCTAGGTCAGCCAATTCCAAGTATTTTGATATTTTACCAGACACTGCCTTCCTTCACTGTATTGATTCATGCTATAGGctaataaatacacatttaggACACCAGGAAATTAAGAACAAATCTCATTTTAAACAATATACTTTAACACAGAAAAACAGTTCAAGCAATTAGACAATACAGTTAACATGAAAACATTCTTATTCCACATAATAGAGTGATATGTAACATGGCTTCACATTATCTGTTGCCGTAAGATCTTCTTTAAGGCCCCTTTcacatctttatttttgaaactgCAGATGAGGGGATTTAGGATAGGGTTCATGACCATATAAAAGACAGAGACAATCTTGTCCTGCTCCATTGAGTAGCTAGTCTTAGGACGAAAGTACATGAAGGGAATTGTGCCAAAGAATATGGTGACGGCCATGAGATGAgaggcacaggtggagaaggctctGTGCCCACCCTCTAAGGAGGGCATCCTCAAGATGGCAATGAGGATGCATAGGTAGGAAGTGACGATGATCATAACACAGCCAATGACATTAACGCTGGAGAGAGCCATGATCACGATGCCATTGATGTGGGTATCAGAGCAAGAGAGTTTGAGCAGGGCTGGTGTATCACAGTAGAAATGATTGATCTTATTGGAGCCACAAAAGGACAACTTGAAAGTCATTCCTATGTGTATGGCTGCATTTCCAAAAACTGCTAGGAACGAGGTAGCCGCTAGCAAGAAGCAAATTCTCCCAGACATGAGAACTGGATACAGCAAAGTGTTCCAAATGGCTACGTAGTGGTCATATGCCATCGTAGCTAACAAGAAGCACTCAGTCCCCAGGAAGGAGTCAAAGAAATAGAACTGGGCAGCACACCCATTAAAAGAAATGGCCTTGCTCTCAGCCACAAGGTTCACCAGCATCTTAGGAGTGACAGAAGAAGAGTAAGAGGCATCAACAAAGGAGAGACTGCCGAGaaaaaagtacatgggggtgtggagacAAGGATCCATCTTAATTAACACAATCACCCCCAAATTACCCACCACGGTTGCCACATAGATCAACAGAAATAATCCAAAGAGGATGACCTGTAGCTCTGAATTGTCTGAGAGTCCTAAGAGGATAAATTCGGTCACttctgtttgattcctggtttgcaTCTCTTTTGTATATCTGACCATTTGAGCTGCAATAAGAGAAAAGATAGAACATGCTATTTGGTCAGATGAATACACAACAGTTGGTCTTCCCTGCTGGCTGTATGGTAAATGAGCTCGCCAATACAGAAGcttcaggttcgatccttgggtggggaagatcccctggagaaggaaatggcaacccaccccagtatttttgcctagaacattccatggacagaggagactcatggtgaagctgaaatgccaatactttggccacctgatgcgaagaactgactcattggaaaagaccctgagtctggaaaagattgaaggcaggaggagaagtggatgacagaggaggagatggttggatggcatcacttactcaatgcgCATgtgtttcagcaagctccaggacttggtgatggacagggaagcctggtgtgctacagtccatgtcgcaagcaatcagacatgactaagtgactgtatggatgtgagagttggactgtgaagaaagctgagcactcagaattaatgcttttgaactatggtgctggagaagactcttgcaagtcccttggactgcaaggagatccaaccagttcattctaaaggaggtcagccctgggtgttctttggaaggactgatgctgaagctgaaactccaatactttggccacctcatgcaaagagttgactcattggaaaagaccctgatgctgggagagattgggggtaggaggaaaagggggtgacagaggatgagatggctggatggcatcactgacttgatgcacatgagtttgggtgaactctggaagttggtgatggacaaggaggcctggcgtgttgcaattcatggggtcgcaaagagtcgggcacgactgagtgactgaactgaactgaatgggagcaactgaactgaattaatataaatcttttttaaaaaaacttaaaacagaagATTAAAGTAACTCAGCACCTGTGCTAATATCGATGTTAAAGGATCTACTGAGCACAGCTTGGGGGAAGGGTGGCAGGATCTGGTTCCATTCTTACAGACACCACTGTACAAGAAGTGCCTAGTCATGCTCAGATCCACTCAGTTTCCACTGGGACAGGGACTCAATACTCCAATAAGCAAAAAGCCTGGCATTTTTATACAGTACTGTAATTCTTTCAATGTATCACTGCACCCATTATCTTATCTAAACCTCACCACAATTCAGTGAGGGAGATAATCAAGAATAAGCCCATGAGTATTAAGAAGATAATCTTTTGTTAGGTGAGGTCAGTGAAGTATAGGAATGTCTCAGCTAATCAGTGGTGAATGCTGGATAGAACATAGGTCTCTTGATGCCACATTATTTGTTCCTCAAAACTACACTGCCCCTCTTCTGATTTCACTGGGCAGATATTCAGCCTAGGTCCTTGTTCTTGGACTAAACTTGCTGTTTGAATTTCACAGAAGAGCATCTTCAGCAGGtattaaaagaaggaaagggtCTTTTCCTCTCATCTTCAACATGAAAGCTTCCATGAGAGTACTTTTCCATCAGAAATAGCAGAGAGAATAAAATGCTCTagaaacttgtgtgtgtgttaggcacATAAAGAAAGGCAACAATGTGTAAAAATAGCAAGTACTAAATTAGGCTACTCATTCCCTATGAGCTACAAGCTCTGTGTTAAGTATGTTTcctgcattattttatttaaattctatgagGTAAGCAGTACTATAGTCCTCTTTTTGCACATGAGAAATGAGAGGTACGAAAGATTGATGACTGCTGCTCAGAGTCCCATAGATCGCCTATGGATGTCTAATTTACATCCAGTCAGTGCAGTTCTCCTTCTCTTAACATTCAAGGTCATTTATAAGGACCTTGTCAATAATAGGTGTGAGCACTAATATACAGAGATGTTGATATTGTAATTCTAAGAACTGTATTAATACATTAGAATCCATTTACctacattaggaaaaaaaaaaaaatgtgtatatctcctaaaaagaaaatacagtggcTGAAAATTGCCTTTTTCAGAACTCACTCTCATTAATTTGTCTTTTAGCAAAATACCATTCATTTTACATCTAGCATTGCAAATTACATGCCtcattctctcctcttccttagcaaattcatttattgtttttgtgAAATATACTCTTTTCCCCAGCTGAGAGTTTGCAGTCAACCATCTAGTCCAGAGATTCTTCATCTGGGTTTTCAATTTCTAAGTTTGTGAAAATAATAGTAAGATTTCCTTAAAATCTCTGCTGTTTAAAAAAGCATTCAAgtcatatattatttattctcCTCAGCTTTCTCCTAAAGACTAAGAAATTTTGTGTTGATAAAAAAGGAGCAGTTATTTAACATACTTTCTTAGTCATTTAGTAATTTTTGGAACCTTGGGTCTGTGGGTAATTGGAGAAATTAACAAGATTGTGAATTTTTCTTCAGATCAGTAAGCTACATGGGACacaactttaatattttttttcttacctttcttaATTGGTTGACTTCTACTTGATCCCTTTGCTTGTTCTTATCCAATGCCCAAATtcaccagaaaaagaaaatcaggagGCAAGAAAACATAAAAACGTTCTAGAAAAGTGTCCTCTAATTGCCCCAGGTTAAGCCGTAGACACAGTTGTATAGGACTTTAGACACCAACCAttacagagatgagaaaactgaaacacttATACCTTCCCTGTCATGAGAGAATCTCTCACATTCAGCAGAGACTGAGTCCTccttattttcacttttcctttaagGTAAGAATCCCAATgtgttaaaatgtaaaatacatttcaaaatatagaATACATTGCTGCAGTATATTTGTAATACTGTTTGCAGCTATTTCCAGTTGGAGAGTCCCTAGACCAGACTCTGGAGTAAGCATCCTGACGTTTTAAATAGGATATAGTTCTTGTTCTTATGGCTCTGAGGACTGTGTTCCCCATGTCATCTCATTTtaatatacttgttttttttttttttttttcccctctgcaaCTAAGGGACTCACATGTCCGTTTCATGTTCCTCTCCTTTACCCTTGGGTTACCTGGGGCTAAATAGAATGAATTTTCAGATGAGTATTCCTAACcactgttttgatttgttttttttttttttttgattcattgCTTCATTGCTATGTCAGACTTTCACTAATTGCCACGAACAGGGACTGCTCTCTCATtgcagtatgcaggcttctcattacggtggtctcttgttgcagtgcatgggctctggtgtgtgggcttcagtagttgtagctcacagtctccagggtgctGAATGCTGtggcacaggcttagtagctccAGCACCAGGTctttctggcatgtgggatctttccagaccagggatcaaacccacgtcccctgcactggcaggcagattcctaatcactgaaacacccgggaagcccctctaATCACCATTAAACACCTTTTTATTGTCATCCCAACAGTTAGTGGTCTGGTCCCCTTGGGAACATTAAAAATATCCACAAAAGAGCAGGTTAGTTCAATCTCTGATCTTGCCTTGTATAAGGACTTTGGGTACATAAGGGAAATTATGCTGCCTGAATCATGGTAATGGACTAATTGAGGGAGGTAAAGGGAGCCAGCAAGAACAGGATTAACCTGACTTGTGTGATTTTGGATAATGCATCAAACCTCTTTATATCTCAGCTTTTTCGTTTCTATATAGGAATACCGACACCCACCTCATAGATGGAATCTGTAGGTAAATGGATGAATGCATGTGAATTGTTGCATCAAATACATATAGATAGCTGACTGATAAGCAAGAGTTTCCCCCACCCTGGCTCTCCTTCCTACTGTCTAGAATAATAAATAGTTATCAGTGTATGTAGTCTAGATTGATGCTTACAAGTTTCCCATTGCCTAAATTTATCTTCCGTATAAGAGATACAGAGTCTGAAATAAATTGATCAACATATGACAATCATTTATATTATCTATGTCACTTTGAGAAGATACCCCAATTAATTTCTCTCATTACAATCTAATCAATGTAATTTGCACTAAATTCTGGGGGACACAAAGACTTAAAAGATACATTGATCTATCTCTAGCAATTCAGacaatatttacattattttggtTAAATCTTAGCCTTTTTTTAGAGGGAAAATACAGTAGGCTCCTATCAACACAAAGTCTGAAACATAATTGGCTAACAATGAAGTttatttaataagtaaataaataaccttTCTTCAATTAATAGTGAATTCATTATTATACAGAAGTGTGAGTGGAAGCTGGAAGAAAGATCACACGGCACTAAGAGATCAATGATAAGGGATATAGGACTGAAAGGACCCTAGGTGACATCACAGTGGTGGAATGAGACCACTGAACAACATAGGAGTAATTAATCATGGACCATCCTAGTCAGCCCAAGCTGTGAAGCAGAAAGTCTCAAGGAGTTTCAGAATAAGAAACCCAGTTTAAGTGTCATTTAAAGAGGCAccagacagggacttccctggcagtccaggggataagaatccaccttgcaattcaagggacatgggttcaattcctggtcagggaactaggatcatACAtgcccagagcaactaagcctacccTCCATAGCTACTGGAACCAGCtggcctcaactactgagcccatgtgccacaacaaaagtccatgcactgcaatgaaagatcccacatgaagcaagaaagactccacatgctgcaactaaggcctggcacagccaaataaataactatccTAGAAAACAAACAGTATTTTATCTCCCTACTACCAAGATGAGAACCATTAGAAGTTAGGATGCAATGAGAGCTGCATGGTGTTTTCTGAAAATTCACCTTGGAAATAAGAATGTGAGATTGGCACCATGAAAGAGAAACCACTGACAAGTTGTAACACAGTTTTCATGGAGAGCCATGGGACTTTCAAGTCCAAAAAACAAGCAATTACCATTTACTCATCACAAAACAGAAGTAATGCTGACTAACGAAGATATGGCTTTTCCTCATATGACTTTTCTGATCTCAGTCATGATACCACCAGAAGATTCAATTGACCAAATAAGGAAATTACCGTGCAGAATCCCTGATGAATAAATGctcaaaaaatgttaattttctgcagcccatttttttttccttttcctatccACTAGGCTctcaaacagagaaggcaatggcaccccactccagtactcctgcctggaaaatcccaaggacggaggagcctggtaggctgcagtccatggggtcgctaagagtcggacacgactgagcgacttcactttcacttttcactttcatgcattggagaaggaaatagcaacccactccagtgttcttgcctggagaatcccagggacgggggagcctggtgggctgccgtctctggggttgcacagagtaggacacgactgaagcgacttagcagcagcagcaggctctcaAAAAAGATCAATCTCAAAAATTtgggttttgctgttgttgttaaatttcagtcttttattccaaattctttcaaattaaatagagaaatatagtttaaatatgagatggttggatggcttcactgactcaaaggacatgagtctgagcaagctcagggagatgttgaaggacatggaagcctggcatgctatagtcaatggggttgcagagtcagacatggctgaatgactaaacagcaacaaaatacgGCCACTCTGTATAGCATGGAAAGTCTCATCCTCTTTGAAGTGACTTCAGCCATCAGTAAGCAGAACTTTCTAAATTACAGTCAAAATAATCATGAAGGCAGTTTGGGGATTGTAAAAACAGTGCAGGTAACATTCATCATTGACTCagttaccacaactagagaggctgAAAAAAATTCCCTTGTGTTTCCTTCTTTTATCATTGAAGTTGAAGGGAGAGGGAGTGAAATTCCATAGGGAATGGTAGTTCATCAAATCTTTGAGTCTCCCGTGAGTGCAAAAACCATTTCATCATATTTCCTCTGGGAGAAGTGATGACTCTGAAACTTAAATACTTTCTGCAAATAGAAGCAAAAGTGGGATGAGCAGAT belongs to Bos indicus x Bos taurus breed Angus x Brahman F1 hybrid chromosome 15, Bos_hybrid_MaternalHap_v2.0, whole genome shotgun sequence and includes:
- the LOC113905175 gene encoding olfactory receptor 5AP2-like — translated: MVRYTKEMQTRNQTEVTEFILLGLSDNSELQVILFGLFLLIYVATVVGNLGVIVLIKMDPCLHTPMYFFLGSLSFVDASYSSSVTPKMLVNLVAESKAISFNGCAAQFYFFDSFLGTECFLLATMAYDHYVAIWNTLLYPVLMSGRICFLLAATSFLAVFGNAAIHIGMTFKLSFCGSNKINHFYCDTPALLKLSCSDTHINGIVIMALSSVNVIGCVMIIVTSYLCILIAILRMPSLEGGHRAFSTCASHLMAVTIFFGTIPFMYFRPKTSYSMEQDKIVSVFYMVMNPILNPLICSFKNKDVKGALKKILRQQIM